A part of Amycolatopsis camponoti genomic DNA contains:
- a CDS encoding S1 family peptidase — protein MSVKSRRSLLLVSGALLAVAAAAVPVVVGTASADPASANQPRIVGGDKASLSDHPYAVYLTDAGGNQFCGAVIVSSTAVATAAHCAKAVGKSDVRVVAGREDKRTDDGDVLSVSKVWISKGYTDPTQGDDIAVLTVRGQFNYRPAKLPGNGDAASYSAGTKATVLGWGRVADGGDRSDYLRSAQVPVVSDSACRSDYSVYDQKTMVCAGYPEGGIDACQGDSGGPLVVGDTLIGIVSFGDGCGKAGKPGVYTRVSAYTDDIEAQAKPRLF, from the coding sequence ATGTCCGTGAAGTCCCGCCGATCCCTGCTGCTCGTGAGCGGCGCGCTCCTCGCGGTCGCCGCGGCCGCCGTCCCGGTGGTGGTCGGCACGGCGTCGGCGGACCCGGCGTCCGCCAACCAGCCGCGGATCGTGGGCGGTGACAAGGCCTCGCTCTCCGATCACCCGTACGCGGTGTACCTGACCGACGCGGGCGGCAACCAGTTCTGCGGCGCCGTCATCGTCAGCTCGACGGCGGTCGCGACGGCCGCGCACTGTGCCAAAGCGGTGGGGAAGTCGGACGTCCGCGTGGTGGCCGGCCGGGAGGACAAGCGCACCGACGACGGTGACGTGCTGAGCGTGTCGAAGGTCTGGATCAGCAAGGGCTACACCGACCCGACGCAGGGCGACGACATCGCGGTCCTGACCGTCCGCGGCCAGTTCAACTACCGGCCCGCGAAGCTGCCCGGCAACGGTGACGCGGCGTCGTACAGCGCGGGCACGAAGGCGACGGTGCTCGGCTGGGGCCGCGTCGCCGACGGCGGCGACCGGTCCGACTACCTGCGCAGCGCCCAGGTCCCGGTGGTCTCGGACAGCGCCTGCCGCTCCGACTACTCGGTGTACGACCAGAAGACGATGGTCTGCGCGGGCTACCCCGAGGGCGGCATCGATGCCTGCCAGGGCGACTCCGGCGGCCCGCTCGTGGTGGGCGACACGCTGATCGGGATCGTGTCCTTCGGCGACGGCTGCGGCAAGGCGGGCAAGCCGGGGGTCTACACGCGCGTCTCGGCGTACACCGACGACATCGAGGCCCAGGCCAAGCCGCGCCTCTTCTAG
- a CDS encoding mycothione reductase gives MPHYDLVIVGTGSGNSILGPDFAGKKTAIVEKGTFGGTCLNVGCIPTKMFVYAADVAYTPSHSAKYGVDEELKGVRWRDIRDRIFGRIDPIAAGGAEYRRSHEDNKNVDVYEGTGRFTGHKELRVSFSDGRTDEVLTADQFVLAAGGRPVIPDIPGLSDVDYHTSDTVMRLDELPERIVILGGGYIAAEFAHVFASFGVQVTLVNRSGRLLRSEDEDVSARFTELASERFDVRLDRKTVRARKTDSGVALDLEGPQGAETVEADLLLIATGRKPNSDLLDVAATGVTTLDSGHVVVDDYQETVVEGIYALGDLSSPHELKHVANHESRVVQHNLLHPDERIKADHRFVPHAVFTHPQVASVGLTEQKARAKGVSYVTSKQDYAGIAYGWAMEDTTGFAKLLADPATGQLLGAHIIGPQASSVIQPLIQAMSFGLDARSMARGQYWIHPAMPELVENALLNLPLD, from the coding sequence GTGCCCCACTACGACCTGGTGATCGTCGGGACGGGATCGGGGAACTCCATCCTCGGCCCGGACTTCGCCGGCAAGAAGACGGCGATCGTGGAGAAGGGCACCTTCGGTGGCACCTGCCTGAACGTCGGCTGCATCCCGACGAAGATGTTCGTGTACGCCGCCGACGTCGCGTACACGCCTTCGCACAGCGCGAAGTACGGCGTCGACGAAGAGCTGAAGGGCGTGCGCTGGCGCGACATCCGCGACCGGATCTTCGGCCGGATCGACCCGATCGCCGCGGGCGGCGCGGAGTACCGCCGCAGCCACGAGGACAACAAGAACGTCGACGTCTACGAGGGCACCGGCCGCTTCACCGGGCACAAGGAGCTGCGCGTCAGCTTCTCCGACGGCCGCACCGACGAGGTGCTCACCGCCGACCAGTTCGTGCTCGCCGCGGGCGGGCGCCCGGTCATCCCGGACATCCCGGGCCTGAGCGACGTCGACTACCACACGTCCGACACGGTGATGCGCCTCGACGAGCTGCCCGAGCGCATCGTCATCCTCGGCGGCGGGTACATCGCGGCCGAGTTCGCGCACGTCTTCGCGTCCTTCGGCGTGCAGGTCACGCTGGTCAACCGCTCCGGGCGGCTGCTGCGCTCGGAAGACGAGGACGTCAGCGCGCGCTTCACCGAGCTGGCTTCGGAACGCTTCGACGTCCGCCTGGACCGCAAGACCGTGCGGGCGCGCAAGACCGACAGCGGCGTCGCGCTGGACCTCGAAGGCCCGCAGGGCGCGGAAACCGTCGAGGCCGACCTCCTGCTGATCGCCACCGGCCGGAAGCCGAACTCCGACCTGCTCGACGTCGCCGCCACCGGAGTGACCACTTTGGACAGTGGGCACGTCGTGGTGGACGACTACCAGGAGACCGTGGTCGAGGGCATCTACGCGCTCGGCGACCTCTCCTCGCCGCACGAGCTGAAGCACGTCGCGAACCACGAATCCCGCGTGGTGCAGCACAACCTGCTGCACCCGGACGAGCGGATCAAGGCCGATCACCGGTTCGTGCCGCACGCGGTGTTCACCCACCCGCAGGTCGCCTCCGTCGGGCTCACCGAGCAGAAGGCGCGCGCGAAGGGCGTCTCCTACGTCACTTCGAAGCAGGACTACGCCGGGATCGCGTACGGCTGGGCGATGGAGGACACGACGGGTTTCGCGAAGCTCCTCGCCGACCCCGCGACCGGCCAGCTGCTCGGCGCGCACATCATCGGGCCGCAGGCGTCGTCGGTGATCCAGCCGCTGATCCAGGCGATGAGCTTCGGCCTGGACGCGCGCTCGATGGCGCGCGGGCAGTACTGGATCCACCCGGCGATGCCGGAGCTGGTCGAGAACGCCCTGCTCAACCTGCCCCTGGACTGA
- a CDS encoding M15 family metallopeptidase, whose amino-acid sequence MRPTATAACGTLLALTLGACTSEVPQSPQPVAATPAPTAVAKPPAPVTSAPPAAAKAPAVTWQVGARPLPLGPGGFGEIEPTPPELVNRALPTKDVLPPPADGAYHATISAVPADVLARSTWQPACPVKSADLRYLTMSFRGFDGRAHTGEMLVNAKGATGITQVFGQLFAARFPLEEMRVTSPAELTAPPTGDGNSTSAFVCRPARGQTSWSAHAYGLAVDVNPFCNPYTQGALVLPELASAYLDRANRRPGMVLAGDATVRAFAAIGWSWGGAWTSPKDRMHFTGNGH is encoded by the coding sequence ATGCGACCGACAGCGACGGCGGCGTGCGGCACGCTCCTGGCTCTCACGCTGGGCGCCTGCACGTCGGAAGTCCCGCAGAGCCCGCAGCCGGTGGCCGCGACGCCGGCCCCGACCGCGGTGGCCAAACCCCCCGCCCCGGTGACTTCGGCGCCGCCGGCGGCGGCGAAAGCGCCCGCCGTCACCTGGCAGGTGGGTGCCCGTCCGCTCCCCCTCGGCCCCGGCGGCTTCGGGGAGATCGAGCCGACGCCACCCGAACTGGTGAACCGGGCACTTCCGACAAAAGACGTCTTACCGCCGCCGGCCGACGGTGCGTACCACGCGACGATCAGCGCGGTGCCCGCCGACGTCCTCGCGCGCAGCACCTGGCAGCCGGCCTGCCCGGTCAAGTCCGCCGACCTGCGCTACCTGACGATGTCCTTCCGCGGGTTCGACGGCCGCGCGCACACCGGCGAGATGCTGGTCAACGCGAAAGGCGCCACCGGCATCACCCAGGTCTTCGGGCAGCTCTTCGCCGCGCGCTTCCCGCTGGAGGAGATGCGCGTGACCAGCCCGGCCGAGCTGACCGCGCCGCCGACCGGCGACGGCAACTCGACCAGCGCGTTCGTCTGCCGCCCGGCACGCGGGCAGACCAGCTGGTCGGCGCACGCGTACGGGCTCGCGGTGGACGTCAACCCGTTCTGCAACCCCTACACCCAGGGCGCGCTCGTGCTGCCCGAGCTGGCCTCGGCCTACCTCGACCGCGCGAACCGCCGTCCGGGCATGGTCCTGGCCGGGGACGCGACCGTGCGCGCGTTCGCGGCGATCGGGTGGAGCTGGGGCGGTGCCTGGACCAGCCCGAAGGACCGGATGCACTTCACCGGCAACGGCCACTGA